A single Myxocyprinus asiaticus isolate MX2 ecotype Aquarium Trade chromosome 50, UBuf_Myxa_2, whole genome shotgun sequence DNA region contains:
- the LOC127439314 gene encoding ubiquitin-conjugating enzyme E2 R2-like: MAHHGHHHVASSQKALMLELKSLQDEPVEGFKITLVDESDLYNWEVAIFGPPNTHYEGGYFKARIKFPIDYPYSPPAFRFLTKMWHPNIYENGDVCISILHPPVDDPQSGELPSERWNPTQNVRTILLSVISLLNEPNTSSPANVDASVMYRKWRDSKGKDREYAEIIRKQVLSTKTDAERDGVKVPTTLAEYCIRTRAPPTDEVSTLFYEDYYDDEDIDDDEEEGEDCCYDDDDSGTEDS, translated from the exons ATGGCTCATCATGGACATCATCATGTTGCGAGTTCCCAAAAGGCTTTAATGCTGGAGCTGAAAAGTCTCCAGGACGAACCGGTCGAAGGCTTCAAAATAACTTTGGTCGACGAGTCGGACTTGTACAACTGGGAAGTTGCGATATTCGGACCACCCAACACGCATTATGAAGGGGGCTATTTTAAG GCACGTATCAAATTCCCCATTGACTACCCATACTCTCCTCCTGCCTTCAGATTCCTCACCAAGATGTGGCATCCCAACATCTATGAG AATGGAGATGTGTGTATTTCCATACTGCACCCACCAGTGGATGATCCACAGAGTGGAGAACTGCCATCAGAGAGGTGGAACCCTACACAGAACGTGAG GACTATCTTGCTAAGTGTTATCTCACTGTTGAATGAGCCCAACACCTCCTCGCCTGCCAACGTAGATGCCTCCGTCATGTACCGCAAATGGAGGGACAGTAAAGGGAAAGATCGGGAGTATGCAGAGATCATCAG GAAGCAAGTTTTATCCACCAAAACTGACGCCGAAAGGGATGGAGTCAAGGTGCCCACCACACTTGCAGAATACTGCATTCGTACCCGTGCCCCACCCACTGACGAGGTCAGCACCCTATTCTATGAAGACTACTATGATGACGAAGACATagatgatgatgaagaggagGGTGAAGACTGTTGCTATGACGATGATGACTCCGGGACAGAGGACTCATGA